From the genome of Candidatus Defluviilinea proxima:
GGGACTATACCCATGCAGGCCGAGTCCTAGAAAGAGGCCGGAGAGGAGAAAATCATTTCGGTTCCGCGTCCGCAGGCCTCGGATTAAGAAAAAGAGCGTGGGGGCGGCGAAGAGAGGATACAGAGGAAAGCGAAGTCCGATACGACTGATGACGTTGGGCCAGTATCCAATCCCCGCCAAAAAGAAGGCGAAGAGGCCCACACGTTTCCCGCCGATCTCCTTGCCGAGCAAATAAATGAAGGGAAGAGTCAAAAAGCCGAAGATGGCCGTGCCAAGTTTGAGACTAAGAAACGAAAGCCCCGTGCCAAAGACTTTGGCAATGAGGAGGGTCCAATACATTTGGATGGCCTCGCGGCCGGTGTTACGTGGGAAAAAAATGCGCGTTTCCCCAATAGAGACTTCGTACACATCGAGGAGCTTTTCCGCATGATCGCTGAACGGTTCAGGTGGAACGCTGACAGTATGATAAAACCGGTAGAAGAAAACAAGAGCGGTAACTGCTACAAGAAGCAATGACCAACGTGTGAAAGTGATCGTCCACGCATCACGTTGGAAGAAACCGACAATACCTGAAAACCGATCCTTTGAAACCATGAGCCAAAAGGAAAATAAGAAGAGGAGAATCGCGATCACCCAAACTGTGATGTTGATCAGCGTGAACTTGTTTTCGGTGAACAGGGCAAAAGACACAAATGCCAATGTGATGCTGACAAAGAACGCGAGCCGACGATACGTGAGAGGGTCGGCGCCCTCAGATGTGGGCTTGTATGCTTCGATGTTCCATTCATTCAGGTACATAGCCCAACCCAACATGACAACTGCAGCAAGGTAGAGAGCATATCCAAACGGAGCTGACGTGGCGGGTGGTTCAAAGGCTCTTTGCCCGATCAACGCGAAGAGAAGAGCAAGAAGAGAACGCCAGGGGAAAGGTTTGTTTTGCAAAGGTTCATCGTCAACCGCAGAATCGTCATCAAACTCCGGTAGTTGAATCCGTCCACTTCGCCCGAATCGAAAGAGGAATTTTACGTAATCGAGAACACTGGGTTCCTGCTGAGGCGCGGGGTCTGGTTGTTGGGGGGTATCCATCATGATTTCTCGTTACACTATAGAGTTATATAAATGGTATTTCGTACTCTGTGTTTCAGTTCTTTTTCGCGATCACAATAACGCTTTCACCCCATGTGTAGGGCAGAAAGACCAGGCTTGAGATCGCTTGAAAACCACCGAGCGAACCGAAAAATAATTTTTGGATCTGTTTGGGAATAAGAGGAATATACGGAACGTCCCAGAAACCGTCTGCAAACGTGCGCTGGATCGTAAAACCAGCATCTTTCACGTAGGAAAACCATTCAGCGGGACGTTTGAGAGAAATATGGGTTGGGTCTTGATAACCGATCCACTTATCACCCTTCCACGGTTTGAGCAGGGAATCAAGGTTCGGCGTGGCAAGGATGAGCGTTCCGCCCTTCTCGGTGACACGGCCAATCTCGTTAATTGCCTTTTGCGGGTCAGGCAAATGTTCCACGATGTGCTTGATGATCACGACATTAAAGACGCCGTCCGCGTACGGAAGTTCCTGCGCGCTGGCCGTTTGTAAATGGGATTTCTCCACAACCACCTTGGATTGCTTGACCGCCCAGTGGTTGAGGTCACAACCGAACGTTTCAAACGTATCTTCAAGCTGGCCGGTGAGATGCCCCATGCCTGAGCCAACTTCCAGAAAACGTGTTCCGCGTTTACCGTATCGGCGCGCGAGCGTGGCATAGAATCGATTGGACCACCAGTACATGCTGTACTTGGCGAAGGTAATATTTGCGTACGTGTGGGAGGAGAAATAATTTTCGTCGAAGGGCATAATTAGACAATGGACCGTGGACAATGGACGATGATCAAGACCTATGGTCTATGGTCCAACGTCTACGGTCTCTTGCGTGCAATATAGAATGTGAACGTCCCGTTATCGAGCGGTTCAGGGGAAGCGTACCTGCTTACATAGTTCTTCGTCAGCCACAGATTCCATTCCGTACGAGAGAGAATCCACTTACCGGTGAGAACACGGGCAAAGACAGAAGGGACTCCAAAATAGTGGCCCCATTCTAACACGCGCATCGAAGCGGGCGAAAAGTAATGCCACCAACGCACCAACTCAAAACCTGCACGCTCCAAACGTTCCTTCCATACGTCGGGTTCGTCCGCATGTTCCACACGCGAGATCTTGCGAAACCATTCTTCATACGGCTTGCCCAAAACTTTTGAAATGGACAACTCGGTAAAGTATCTCGTGTTCGGCACACAGAAATAGAACGGCGCATCCTTCTTCAACACGCGTGCGGTCTCTTTCAAAACATCGTCGATGTGCGGAATGTGTTCAAGCACCGAGTTGCTAAATCCACTGGCAAAATGTTCCGAGGGGAAAGGTGATTTCGCTCCATCCGACTCCACCAGCGATTTATACGCGCCGAACTTCTTCGCCTCGTGGATGGGTCCATGCCACGGGTCAAGACCCACATCAATTTTCTGGTCGAAGGTCAACGAAGCGAAATGGCCGTCGCCGCATCCTACATCATAAACAGGCGCGGGCAATGGCAGGTCTTGATAATACGAACTCTCCACCGCGCGCAAAAACGCACGGAAGTAGGGCAGGTCACGCAATTGTAGAAACAGAAAATCTTTTTTCAAATTTTACTCTCAGCAGTTGGTTTAACGATCCAATACGCCACCGCCCCCAATACTGGAATGGCACAAATAATAAGCACCCACAAAGCAAGCGGAACACCACTCATCTTTTTCTTTGCAAGGCCGATCAATGCAATAAGTGGCAGACCAACGAATGGCAGGCCAACGAACAAGACAAAAAATATCACTTGAGCGAATAGCAAACCTAAATTGATACCCAGCGATTCCATTTTCAAACTCCTTTTTTCATCAAACGCCCGAATAACTTTTCGTATTCTTGCGCGATCGAATCAGGATTATAGGACTTTTTGATCGACTCAATATCGCCCTTGAACTTTTGCGGTTCGCTCAGGACCTCGAGAATGGATTCGGCCAAACTGGCCGCATCTCCGATTTTAGCGACTCTCCCCATTCCATGCATAGTGACCGGTTGCCGTACCCCCGGCAACGCAGACGGGACACACGGTACACCGTTCATCATCGCTTCGATCTGCACAAGACCAAATGCTTCGGTGGAGTTGAGTGATGGGACGGTCAACACATCGAGGTTGGGGTAGAAGGCGGCCATTTGAACAGGGTCGAGGTTACCAAGGAAAGTCCAATGTCCTTGTATTTCATATTCTCGAATGCGAGGCATAAGACGAGCTGAATAAGCTTGCTCGCCCATCACATCTTGATATGTCCCTGCATAAAGGACTTGTGCTTTCGGGTATTTCTGCAAAATGGCAGGCATTGCATCGATGAGAACTTCGACACCCTTTTCAGCGGCAAAACGTGCAGCCATGCCTATCACGGGTTTACGTTCGTCAATATGATGTGCCTTTGCGAATGCTTCGACCGCTCCGGGGAGTGGATCAGGCATTTCGACGGGAGGCAGGATCGGGGTCAGTTTGGAGGCGTAGCGTGAGAGGAAGGGCGAATGATCTGCATAATCCTGTGTGTACGTCACGATGTGACTCGATAAAATCCCAGCCATGTTGTTTTGAAAATCCACAACGGTGTTGACGATGCGGTTGAAGAACCCAGGCGGCAAAAGCAGGTCGCAGTGATACGTGAGGACAGCAGGCTTGCCGAAGAGACGTCCGCGCAGAGCAACGCCGGGCGCATCGAATTGGGGCAAATGCAATTGGACGACATCATGCTGTGCGACAAGTTTTGTAGCCACCCAACCGAACGTGGGAGCGATGACGCCTTTGCTGACGCGTGCCGCCACAGGGATGCGGATGACTTTGACGCCGTCCATCATCTCTTCGCGAGGAAGCGACGGATCAAACTGCGTGGTCATTACAGTGACTTCGTGTCCGCGTTTGACAAAGGCACGTGCCAAACGTTCGGCGTAAATGGTGAGCCCCGAGGTGTGCGGGCGGTAATAGGTGAGGACGGTGAGTATTTTCATAAGGCGTGGGGATTATACCTAATAGGCATTATATAACAACGGATCGGAAATCTGTAAGTTAGAGAGATTCAGGATGAATAAAATACACAGAGAAGGGGATGTGCTTTATTCAAAGGGAAGAATATCACACAAAATCAATGATTTCTCTTTGGTGGTGACGGGTTGGTTTCTTGTATACTTTTTATGTTGAATCATTATTCGGGAGGAAACCATGAAGGCGAGAATCGCGGTGTGTGTTTTGTTGATCACTGTTCTGCTTGATGGATGCAACATGGGGGAAACTTTCAAAGCAAAGGAGGTTCGTCCGGGGATATACATGAGTAACAACACGGCTGATTTCCCATTTCCAACATCAGGCTATATGGTCTATATCGTGGGTGAAACACATGGAAACCGGGAAGCCAAAGGGGTTTTTGATGTGTTTTTGCATAACCTTTATAAAAAGGCAAAATTACGCGATATCATTTTGGAAGAGGATCAAGCCTATGAGACCGAGGCTAATGCATACATCCATGGATTGAGCGACACATTACCTGATGGTCTTTGCCTACGGACGGATATTCTGGGACAGATACGCGAATTCAACGTTGACCTTCCAACAGATAAAAAGGTGACTGTCCACCTGGTGGATGTCGATTCGTCATTCCCGGTTGTGTATAAACATTTGGTTGAGCTTCATTTACAGCTCGGGCCCGCAGGAGAATCCATCCAAATCCCAGAATTATCAGAAATTCAATATGCAAGTTCAAAAAAATTATACGCATTGGTTGATGAACTTCGTGCTCTATCTGCAGAGAAACCTGATACTCTCAACGGATTAGATACTGTTAAATTGTCGCTTGAATGGTATTACCTTGGTAATGATATGGAAACAGGCACAGGTTCAAAAAGAAATTTCGCCCCGATACGGGAAGACATAATCACAAAGAACATCAAATATGTTTTGTCGCAGACGAACGACAAACCTATTCTGGCATTTTTCGGCGCGGCTCACGGGATGAAAACACAAGGAGACCCTAATCCTCCCACTAAGGATTTCAAGACGTGGGCACAAAGGCTTGTCGAGGATGATGTGTCTGTTTACTCAACGATCATCGATGGTGTATCAGGAGATGGATACTGGCGTGGAGAAGCTTTCTCTTATCAAGGCTGGATGGATGGTTTTCAATTTAAAAATGGAACGCATCTAGCATCGCTGTTCAACACAGATCCAGACTCTGGGATTGCCTACATTGATGCACATACGGATGAAAACGCGGAGATCCGCTTACTCCCCATTGACGTTCCCTTCGGTCAACTTTATGATGGGATGATTATCTTTAAAGAATTCACACCAATGGAAAACGCATGTCATCAATAAATATCTCTCTCACAAAAAGCAAATTTACCAACTGGGTTACTTCCACGCTCCGTGAAGCCGCCTGGGCTCCGTTGAGCGTGGTCGGGTTTTATTTACTTGGTCTCGCTCTGCATCTTTTTGACCAGATTCCCCAAATGGATATTCCCACGCATTTCTTCGGCGGAGTCACGATCACATATTTTTATCGTGCGGCGATTCGGAACTCACAGGATTTTTTAGGCGATATTCCCCTCCCGGTCCAGATCCTGCTGGCTTTCACCGCCACAGGGACGACGACTGTCTTCTGGGAATTTTATGAGAACATCATGGATTATTTCTTTGGTTTCCATATGGTGTTGGGATTGACCGACACGATCAAAGACATGGCGATGGGATTACTAGGGGCACTCGTGTTGTTATTGTTTTATAGAAAGAAATAGTTGTTCCTGATACAGCAGAGGCTATAAAAGATTTCGAATCTTTTATAGCCTCTTTATTTTGAAGTATGAATCAAGGTTGAAATATTTTAGACAATCACCTTCAATATTTCTAAAGCTTCCACAAACATCAATCTATCAAACATTGATCAAATATCAATTGCTTGTAGTCCGTTCATACCCAGGATCAACGAGACATCACTACCATGATATATATCGTGTTCCATCACATGATATATCACCCAACTGCGTGACACCTCATGTATTTGGCCATCCCACTCATCAGGGAAAGTCTTGGCACAGTCAGCAGGAGTCCAGCGTTGTAAACGAGATTCAATGAATGCCCAAGTTTCGTTGAGTCCGCACACCAGTTCTGTTGCACTGCGATCCGGCGAATCACGTTGACCCCATAACATGTACTCATCCATCACACTGTCAACATCCTGTAGAGTACCACTGAACCATCCTGCCCTTACCGAAATAATGTGTTGCACAATCTGACCTAAGGGCCACATACGCGGGGCGGGTTGCAATATAAGTTGCTCCTTCGTCAAAGGGGCGATACAGTTCTGCAACTTTCCGTTATACCCTCGCCAGTTTTCATAAATCACATCTAATGTTGATCGTGTATCCTGCATATATTACTCCTTAAGGGATGCTGTTATCGTTGTGCTTGTTTCGCTGGACGTTTTGATTGTGTTAGTCACTAAATGACATGCCTAGATCGTACACTTCATTACAGTTAGGACATTTTGCTGTGGCGTTTCGAAGTCCACCATTACCAGAGTCAATCCATTCAAGCCGTGTTTTACATATGGGGCATGAAACGGTAAGGCGATCGTAAACAGGATAAGAAATCATTACAAAAATCGACCCCAAAAATGTTAGTTTCATAAACCATGTTGGAAATGGCGTGTCGATTACGCCTCTTGCTGACAACATCACAATCCCAACTGAAATTACAGACAAAATGAAACAGATAAGAAAAACACGTTTATTATTCCTTCCAAAAGTCGGGTGTTTCATTCTCGTGAAGCCTCCAATAATTACCAATCTACAGACCTATGGTTTGCGTTAGCAAGCTTGTGTCGCTACCCCGTACATGTACTCTGCCCAGAAACAGAAAATTCTCAAAGCCAGTTCATCTCCAAATACGACTTGGGTACTTCCTATCCATGTCCTAATTTCAATGTCGTATTTTGGGAGGCGGAGTGGGTCACTGCATGCTGTGTTGAGCGACATTGCCTTTCATCCACTACTTCATCTGTTGTATCCAAAGTTCGTCATCCTCTGCCTTCACTGCTCGCTCTGCCTCGTGGACGAGAGCATTCAAGCTTCGTCTGCGTCGGAAAGGGGCATTGGGTGGCAAATAAGAATTTGGCACAGAGGTTGGCTGACTATTCTGCGACACATTGAAACAGGGTGTCCATTGCTGGATCAGCAACCGCTCAGAAGCATTCAATTCATTCCCGACAACATCGAATTGTTCGAGTTGAGAACTCAACAATTCAATCGTGAATTTCATGGATGTCGGCCAGTTACACCAAACAAAGCGCCCCACGATCGAGTGTCCCTTGAAACCGCTTAAGAGATGTTCCCAAACCCGCGCAAAAGCCAGATGGGATTGGCCGATATAGAAGACCACTGTTTCATCTCGAAACAGATACAAATCCAGGTCTTTCCAATCCGCTGGGCATTGTTCAATCAACAGGAATCGTTTGAGAGAAATGACAACTTTCTGGTGGCTCATGGGATGGTTTTATCACAAATTGATTGAAGCTCGTGTATAGCGATTTAACGGTTTGCGTTCGCGAACTTATGCCGCTGACCCGCACGTGGTCTCTACATGGGAGTAGTATAAACCCGAAGTAGAATCCCACCCGTCAAGCGCACACTATGTTGGGCGCTTTTTGGGAAGCAGATTTACCTCTTTTCCAACATTATCATTTTTTCCAGAATCATGATCTTTACTTCGTTTCCATTGATCTGAATCGTTTTTCTGGGAACACTATCATTGTTGTATGCTTCATAAGCCGTGTCGAATATTTGCTGGGATGAAAATCTGTAAGTCTTGTATCCTTCTGCGTCAATTTGACAAGTAAATTTGGGTCCTCCCATGCGAATTGGAATAATCCAGAATAAATCCCACCCAGAACCACCAAATTCTAAACCTCTTGGTAAGTGGGTGAGCACAATCTCGCCTTCATCGTTACTAATTAGAGTGTTTTCAGAGAGGTAATTATCAAAAGGATATTCGAATGCAAGAGTTTTGCCTTGATAGATATTCAAAGTCGCGCCTTTGACAGGATCGCCTGCTTCATTCAAGATTTGCAGGTGATATTCACCAGATGGAAAAGCGCCATCCCAAAACACCGCTGTTGTAATGTAAGATGCAAAAGTAAGTACCAACACTAGGGCAAAGGATGCAACAAGGATATACCTTAATCGCTTTTGGCTTGCCATTTTATTTGGTTCGCTCATTGCAGAAGTAGCCATGAATATTGAATCCATTCTAGTGTCAGTGTCCAATCAAAGCCCATTGGAGCTTGACATCCCCAGCACACGTTATTGGGCGCTGAATGAACGCAAGATTTGTCAATCAATGCAAATCTCACATACCTGCTATTCTGCATCCAAGATCAATGCACCTTGGATGCAGAATATAGTGGTCATCAGATATATAAATCTCGAATCAACGCACGTTTGGGTTGATTGGGATCAATTAGCAAAACAACTTGATCTCCAGGGGAGAATTTTTGTGTTTGATTTGTTTTCATAATCGAGCTTGCGCCTAGAAACTCCTGCCCCTGATAGGTGTATGTGTACTGAACTGCTCCCCTATCTTTCTGAAAGTAGAGGTCTTTAATCACAGCTGTGACTTCTACACCCGTAGAAAATAGTTGCTGAACCGTGCGTATACGCCAAATAGCAAGTGGAACCCCGATCACTAGCCCTCCCAAGAACAAATACAAAAATAAAGGTGCCCCATCGGACCCCTGAATGGGATCATGTCCGCGCAGGCCAGGGAAATAGCCAAAATAGGCAACTGCGATATACATGATCAAGGATACAACTGGAATTAAGATTCCCAAGAGCACTAAATAATCTGACTGGACCATACGAACAAGGGACGGTTTGCTTTTTTCGATCATATTGATTTCTCCTAATGTAAGTGTGATGATATTGTTGATGAAATTACCAACCACCTAATGGTTTGTATTCACAGCATCTGCTCGAAAGCAGAAAGTCTCAAAGCCAGTCCATCTCCAAATATGACCGGTGTACTTCAAATCCCTGCCCAAGTTTTCCTGTCGTATTTTGGGATGGTTGGGCCAGTGCACGCTTTGTTGGGCGGCGGTTTTGCATCATTTCAAGTTAATCTTTAGACCCATGCTCTGAGACATTGCTATAAGGGCTTCAGCATTTCCTTTAGCGTCATCTATTGGATTGTGTGTATGTCTTGTTTTTCTTAAGTGTTTGAAGTTTGGTGACGTATCTTTAACAAGCCCTTTATATAAAGAACCAAGATTGAACGAACTATGTCCAAAAGGGTTATTTCCAATAAAATGATGGAAGTACCAATTAATAAACTGCCAATCAAAACCATTGTTATCTGAAATAAAAATAGGTTTTCCTTGGCTATGAATAGAAAGCCAATTGGAAAAATCAGACATCACCAACTTGGGATCATTAAATGATAGCGTCTCATCACGAGAGAAACCGCTTACATTGAGTGCTTCTGGGATCCATTTTTCAGA
Proteins encoded in this window:
- a CDS encoding glycosyltransferase family 4 protein encodes the protein MKILTVLTYYRPHTSGLTIYAERLARAFVKRGHEVTVMTTQFDPSLPREEMMDGVKVIRIPVAARVSKGVIAPTFGWVATKLVAQHDVVQLHLPQFDAPGVALRGRLFGKPAVLTYHCDLLLPPGFFNRIVNTVVDFQNNMAGILSSHIVTYTQDYADHSPFLSRYASKLTPILPPVEMPDPLPGAVEAFAKAHHIDERKPVIGMAARFAAEKGVEVLIDAMPAILQKYPKAQVLYAGTYQDVMGEQAYSARLMPRIREYEIQGHWTFLGNLDPVQMAAFYPNLDVLTVPSLNSTEAFGLVQIEAMMNGVPCVPSALPGVRQPVTMHGMGRVAKIGDAASLAESILEVLSEPQKFKGDIESIKKSYNPDSIAQEYEKLFGRLMKKGV
- a CDS encoding DinB family protein, translating into MQDTRSTLDVIYENWRGYNGKLQNCIAPLTKEQLILQPAPRMWPLGQIVQHIISVRAGWFSGTLQDVDSVMDEYMLWGQRDSPDRSATELVCGLNETWAFIESRLQRWTPADCAKTFPDEWDGQIHEVSRSWVIYHVMEHDIYHGSDVSLILGMNGLQAIDI
- a CDS encoding class I SAM-dependent methyltransferase, translating into MPFDENYFSSHTYANITFAKYSMYWWSNRFYATLARRYGKRGTRFLEVGSGMGHLTGQLEDTFETFGCDLNHWAVKQSKVVVEKSHLQTASAQELPYADGVFNVVIIKHIVEHLPDPQKAINEIGRVTEKGGTLILATPNLDSLLKPWKGDKWIGYQDPTHISLKRPAEWFSYVKDAGFTIQRTFADGFWDVPYIPLIPKQIQKLFFGSLGGFQAISSLVFLPYTWGESVIVIAKKN
- a CDS encoding class I SAM-dependent methyltransferase translates to MKKDFLFLQLRDLPYFRAFLRAVESSYYQDLPLPAPVYDVGCGDGHFASLTFDQKIDVGLDPWHGPIHEAKKFGAYKSLVESDGAKSPFPSEHFASGFSNSVLEHIPHIDDVLKETARVLKKDAPFYFCVPNTRYFTELSISKVLGKPYEEWFRKISRVEHADEPDVWKERLERAGFELVRWWHYFSPASMRVLEWGHYFGVPSVFARVLTGKWILSRTEWNLWLTKNYVSRYASPEPLDNGTFTFYIARKRP
- a CDS encoding glycosyltransferase family 39 protein, whose product is MMDTPQQPDPAPQQEPSVLDYVKFLFRFGRSGRIQLPEFDDDSAVDDEPLQNKPFPWRSLLALLFALIGQRAFEPPATSAPFGYALYLAAVVMLGWAMYLNEWNIEAYKPTSEGADPLTYRRLAFFVSITLAFVSFALFTENKFTLINITVWVIAILLFLFSFWLMVSKDRFSGIVGFFQRDAWTITFTRWSLLLVAVTALVFFYRFYHTVSVPPEPFSDHAEKLLDVYEVSIGETRIFFPRNTGREAIQMYWTLLIAKVFGTGLSFLSLKLGTAIFGFLTLPFIYLLGKEIGGKRVGLFAFFLAGIGYWPNVISRIGLRFPLYPLFAAPTLFFLIRGLRTRNRNDFLLSGLFLGLGLHGYSPMRIVPFVVVTAFVLYWLHSQSKGARRDIPIWLTMLGVTALVVFIPLLSYWKDHQMEFGFRAFSRLSDIETPLPGPAYQIFFSNLWKALRMFNFDDGEIWVNSLPHRPALDVVTAALFALGIVLVLVRYLRNRHWLDLFLLVSIPLLQMPSILSLAFPGENPALNRAGGAYIPAFIVGAMALDGLLTSFGRGKMRSVLMYGIAGLLLFLSASQNYDLVFNQFYASFRQGSWNTSDMGKVIKEFEQTYGSTDTVWVVPFPHWVDTRLPAVWAGIPNRDMAMWTDNLQGTVELKGPKMFIVKANLEDLSTNDQVSLDKLKSLYPNGQLRLFDSDVSGHDFWIFTVPNQ
- a CDS encoding exonuclease, translating into MSYFMIDIESDGPIPGDFSMICFGAVKVDSSLNTSFYGQLKPISEKWIPEALNVSGFSRDETLSFNDPKLVMSDFSNWLSIHSQGKPIFISDNNGFDWQFINWYFHHFIGNNPFGHSSFNLGSLYKGLVKDTSPNFKHLRKTRHTHNPIDDAKGNAEALIAMSQSMGLKINLK